The following are encoded together in the Micromonospora lupini genome:
- a CDS encoding type IV toxin-antitoxin system AbiEi family antitoxin domain-containing protein, protein MGAHQLLCQVAAGQDGMVTLAQALRAGLTRGQVRQLCRSGRWRRLLRGCFVPDAEPSDSTLRRARVRAAVVGLGPGAFAVLDTALELHGIAGLRRTPLVHVSVPVDRPRPQRALAPWLVVHQVTVPPGDIIEVAGVRATSPLCTVSDVILRVDRYPAVSVLDSALNQGRITTAQMAVIPSLIGGRRGAVAARGHLVEADGRAQSPLETRARLRCVDGRVPPDTLQLEVRDDDGYLLGIGDLGWRAPRVIAEADGRDAHGTPEAAFADRRRQNRLVNAGWTILRFTWQDTLHPAYIPHTVRAAIAAATQRR, encoded by the coding sequence GTGGGAGCACACCAACTTCTCTGCCAGGTCGCGGCCGGGCAGGACGGGATGGTCACCCTGGCGCAGGCGCTGCGCGCGGGTCTGACCAGGGGCCAGGTCCGGCAGTTGTGTCGGTCGGGCAGGTGGCGACGGCTGCTGCGCGGCTGCTTCGTGCCGGACGCGGAGCCGAGCGATTCGACGCTGCGGCGGGCCCGTGTCCGGGCGGCGGTCGTGGGGCTGGGCCCGGGGGCATTCGCCGTCCTCGACACGGCGTTGGAGCTGCATGGCATCGCCGGTCTACGCCGTACCCCTCTGGTCCACGTCTCGGTGCCGGTTGATCGACCTCGGCCTCAGCGTGCTCTCGCGCCGTGGCTCGTCGTACACCAGGTGACCGTGCCTCCCGGTGACATCATCGAGGTCGCGGGTGTGCGCGCGACCTCGCCGCTCTGCACGGTCTCGGACGTCATTCTCCGGGTTGACCGTTACCCGGCCGTCTCGGTCCTTGACTCGGCCCTGAACCAGGGCCGCATCACCACCGCCCAGATGGCGGTGATCCCGAGCCTGATCGGGGGCCGACGGGGTGCGGTCGCGGCACGTGGCCATCTCGTCGAGGCGGACGGCCGGGCCCAGTCGCCGCTGGAGACACGAGCCAGGCTGCGGTGCGTGGACGGCCGGGTGCCGCCCGACACGCTGCAATTGGAGGTACGGGACGACGATGGATATCTGCTCGGCATCGGCGACCTGGGCTGGCGCGCTCCACGGGTGATCGCCGAAGCCGACGGGCGAGACGCGCACGGCACCCCGGAGGCCGCTTTCGCGGATCGCCGACGGCAGAACCGCCTGGTCAACGCCGGCTGGACCATCCTTCGCTTCACCTGGCAGGACACCCTCCACCCCGCGTACATCCCGCACACGGTCCGCGCGGCGATCGCGGCCGCCACTCAACGGAGGTGA
- a CDS encoding adenylosuccinate synthase, producing MPAIVLIGAQWGDEGKGKVTDLLGERVDYVVRYSGGNNAGHTVITPDGQKYALHLMPSGALSPSAMIVIGNGVVVDPKVLLAEIDGLAERGVDVSRLRISGDAHLIMPHHRALDRVVERYLGSSRIGTTGRGIGPAYGDKVARMGIRLQDLLDPGILRKKLELALREKNQMLFKVYNRKAIDLEATVEEYLEYAERLTPYIAETRAMLWDALDRGETVLLEGAQATMLDMDHGTYPFVTSSNPTAGGACVGAGIPPTAITQVIAVSKAYTTRVGSGPFPTELFDANGAHLRKIGAEYGTTTGRERRCGWFDAVVARYACRLNGVTDLVITKLDVLTGLPKVPICVGYEINGKRVDDMPMSQTDFHHATPIYEELDGWWEDITKARTVDELPENARRYIARVEELCNTRVSVIGVGPGREENVVQHPLLP from the coding sequence ATGCCAGCGATCGTGCTCATCGGCGCTCAGTGGGGCGACGAGGGCAAGGGCAAGGTTACCGACCTGCTGGGTGAGCGGGTCGACTACGTCGTGCGCTACTCCGGCGGCAACAACGCCGGGCACACGGTCATCACCCCGGACGGCCAGAAGTACGCGCTGCACCTGATGCCCTCCGGGGCGCTTTCGCCGAGCGCGATGATCGTCATCGGCAACGGTGTGGTGGTCGACCCGAAGGTGCTGCTCGCCGAGATCGACGGTCTCGCCGAGCGTGGCGTGGACGTGTCCCGGCTGCGGATCTCCGGTGACGCGCACCTCATCATGCCGCACCACCGTGCGCTGGACCGGGTGGTCGAGCGGTACCTCGGCTCGTCCCGGATCGGCACCACCGGTCGGGGCATCGGCCCTGCGTACGGCGACAAGGTCGCCCGGATGGGCATCCGCCTTCAGGATCTGCTCGACCCGGGCATCCTGCGCAAGAAGCTGGAACTCGCGCTGCGCGAGAAGAACCAGATGCTGTTCAAGGTCTACAACCGCAAGGCGATCGACCTTGAGGCCACCGTCGAGGAGTACCTGGAGTACGCGGAGCGGCTCACGCCGTACATCGCCGAGACCCGGGCCATGCTCTGGGACGCCCTGGACCGGGGCGAGACGGTGCTCCTGGAGGGCGCCCAGGCGACCATGCTGGACATGGACCACGGCACCTACCCCTTCGTGACGTCGTCCAACCCGACGGCCGGTGGCGCCTGCGTGGGCGCCGGGATCCCGCCTACCGCGATCACCCAGGTGATCGCGGTGAGCAAGGCGTACACCACCCGGGTCGGCTCGGGACCGTTCCCGACGGAGCTGTTCGACGCCAACGGCGCGCACCTGCGCAAGATCGGTGCGGAGTACGGCACCACCACCGGCCGGGAGCGCCGGTGCGGATGGTTCGACGCGGTCGTGGCCCGCTACGCCTGCCGCCTCAACGGCGTCACCGACCTGGTCATCACCAAGCTGGACGTGCTCACCGGGCTGCCCAAGGTGCCGATCTGCGTCGGGTACGAGATCAACGGCAAGCGGGTCGACGACATGCCGATGAGCCAGACGGACTTCCACCACGCCACGCCCATCTACGAGGAGCTGGACGGGTGGTGGGAGGACATCACCAAGGCCCGCACCGTCGACGAGCTGCCGGAGAACGCCCGCCGCTACATCGCCCGGGTAGAGGAACTCTGCAACACGAGGGTGAGCGTCATCGGCGTAGGCCCAGGCCGAGAAGAAAACGTAGTCCAACACCCCCTCCTCCCCTAA